The proteins below come from a single uncultured Carboxylicivirga sp. genomic window:
- a CDS encoding metal ABC transporter ATP-binding protein, translating into MPSLLELANISAGYEGKTVLKDVNLQVNQNDFVGIIGPNGGGKTTLLKVLLGLINPQKGKVIKQPDLRIGYLPQINTIDKKFPISVKEVILSGQLAKKWWHRSSVQLNEKVDKLLHYVGMQKYKNTAIGDLSGGQMQRIFLCRALISDPHLLILDEPNTYVDKAFEENLYNLLGDLNNRMAILLVSHDVGTISSMVKTIACVNGGLHYHDSNKITTEVLKSYNCPIEIITHGSVPHRVLKTHNHD; encoded by the coding sequence ATGCCATCACTTCTTGAACTCGCGAATATTTCGGCTGGATACGAAGGCAAAACTGTATTAAAAGATGTAAATCTTCAGGTGAATCAAAATGATTTTGTTGGAATAATAGGCCCGAATGGAGGTGGTAAAACTACCTTACTAAAAGTGCTTTTAGGCTTGATTAATCCACAAAAAGGAAAGGTAATTAAACAACCTGATTTAAGGATTGGGTATCTGCCTCAAATAAATACAATAGATAAAAAATTTCCGATATCGGTTAAAGAAGTTATTCTCTCTGGTCAATTAGCAAAAAAATGGTGGCACCGCTCTTCCGTTCAATTAAACGAAAAAGTGGATAAACTATTACATTACGTAGGTATGCAAAAATATAAAAACACTGCTATTGGTGATTTAAGCGGTGGGCAAATGCAACGTATTTTTCTGTGTAGGGCACTAATCAGCGATCCTCATTTATTAATTTTGGATGAGCCCAATACCTACGTTGACAAAGCGTTTGAAGAAAACTTATACAATCTATTAGGAGATTTAAATAACAGAATGGCAATTCTACTTGTTTCACACGATGTTGGAACCATTTCTTCAATGGTAAAAACAATAGCTTGTGTTAATGGAGGTTTGCATTATCACGATTCAAATAAGATTACAACTGAAGTATTAAAATCATACAATTGCCCAATTGAGATCATTACACATGGAAGTGTACCTCACCGCGTTTTAAAGACACATAATCATGACTAA
- a CDS encoding metal ABC transporter permease, translated as MTNIFEILSFSFFQNAIWAAALSSVIAGIVGTYIVARRNVFISGGITHASFGGMGIAYYLGLNPVLGAALFAIASALGIEWTSKKAGLREDSAIAIIWSLGMAIGIIFVFLTPGYSPNLMSFLFGDILTVKPIDLILLASLSIAIIGLTIIFYHPILFTAFDSDYAKTVGYKANLIRYIISIIIALSIVLAIKVMGIILVLSLFTIPPSAANLFSKNFRSIIFLSLAISLTGSISGLILAYIFDLPSGATIIFTLTGIYILLRVLKHIFEEK; from the coding sequence ATGACTAATATCTTTGAAATCTTATCATTTAGTTTTTTTCAAAATGCAATATGGGCAGCTGCTTTATCATCGGTAATAGCAGGTATTGTTGGCACCTACATTGTAGCCCGCCGAAATGTATTTATTAGTGGCGGAATTACTCACGCATCATTCGGAGGAATGGGCATTGCCTATTATCTGGGACTAAATCCCGTATTAGGAGCAGCACTATTTGCAATTGCTTCGGCTCTTGGAATTGAGTGGACGAGTAAAAAAGCAGGTTTACGAGAAGATAGTGCCATTGCCATAATATGGTCACTAGGAATGGCTATCGGAATTATTTTTGTATTCCTCACACCAGGTTACAGTCCCAATTTAATGAGTTTTTTATTTGGCGATATTTTAACCGTTAAACCGATTGATCTAATACTACTAGCCTCCTTATCCATTGCAATTATAGGTTTAACAATTATTTTTTATCATCCCATACTTTTTACTGCATTTGATAGCGATTATGCAAAGACTGTTGGCTATAAAGCGAATCTTATTAGATATATCATATCAATTATTATTGCTTTATCTATTGTGTTAGCAATAAAAGTAATGGGAATTATATTGGTATTATCTTTATTTACCATTCCTCCATCTGCTGCTAATCTCTTTTCAAAAAATTTCAGATCTATCATATTCCTCTCTTTAGCAATCAGTTTAACAGGAAGTATTTCAGGCCTGATACTTGCTTATATCTTTGATTTACCATCGGGAGCAACAATCATTTTTACTTTAACAGGAATATACATCCTACTAAGAGTATTAAAACACATATTCGAAGAAAAATGA
- a CDS encoding TonB-dependent receptor codes for MKQILLFLCVNFFALESFAQISGVVTEKESGERLIGATVYLMELEKGTVTDTKGVFSFTGLPNNKLTIQVSYLGYQTEYIKWLPESKVSNLKIELKHVTIRQEEVVVSAGFSDTQHKNAISVDFLDNKQINATTAISSNQLLSKFPGIDVASGSPAESQPVIRGLSGTNILMLNNGIRLENYQFSRHHPFIVDEYGTERIEVIKGPASLLYGSDAVGGVINFIKELPAPTDEMEADFRTRYFSNTSGFNTTLGVKQSSDHFQWGVRGVSKSHGDYHDGNNNTIPNSRYTSNALKTFVGYNFKNGSTKFYYDYTKDNIGLTIAGVDTLKLGDTNTPDVFYQDLANHFLSSKTTLFIGNLKLNANLGYQINKRKEIEMVTRDDNGIAINSELNTFNYELKAQSDLSEKLKSIFGLQGMYRKNTNHEAEGKIIPDANLFDLSGFGFFQYTANHNFVMQAGLRYDYRSLDVPLQERGSHDHDHGSAESVHEDEEHELIELNRNFSNISGSLGATYHLSESTLLRANFASAFRAPNLAELTQAGMHAGRHEEGNPDLKAQRSYEADLGIHSHYELISIDVSTYHNYIDNYIYLAPTEEVEHGNPVYLYGQTKASLSGAEAGIHYHPNTAKWLHIKGTGSYIYARRNDNTPLPFIPPFKGNIEFKFEKDDWGILHRSFFQFDIDLVADQNNPSEFESSTPGYYLLNAMVGTALKAGNIKLDLSISANNILNRQYVDHLNLLKDLGYYNMGRNLSIGVSARF; via the coding sequence ATGAAACAAATATTATTATTTCTATGTGTAAATTTTTTTGCACTGGAATCATTCGCTCAAATTTCGGGGGTTGTTACCGAAAAAGAAAGTGGAGAAAGATTAATTGGCGCAACAGTTTATCTAATGGAGCTAGAAAAAGGAACTGTTACCGATACAAAAGGAGTATTTTCCTTCACAGGCTTACCCAACAACAAATTAACAATTCAAGTTTCGTATTTAGGTTATCAAACAGAGTATATAAAATGGTTGCCTGAATCAAAAGTTTCAAACCTTAAAATTGAGTTGAAACATGTAACAATTCGACAGGAAGAAGTAGTTGTATCTGCCGGATTCTCCGACACTCAACATAAAAATGCCATATCGGTTGATTTCCTCGACAATAAGCAAATAAACGCCACTACCGCTATTTCATCAAACCAACTATTATCAAAATTCCCGGGAATTGATGTTGCAAGTGGTAGCCCTGCAGAATCTCAACCAGTAATTAGAGGTTTATCTGGCACTAATATTTTGATGCTTAACAATGGCATTCGATTAGAGAATTATCAATTCTCTCGTCATCATCCATTTATTGTTGACGAATATGGTACCGAGCGCATAGAAGTGATAAAAGGACCTGCTTCATTACTTTATGGATCTGATGCAGTAGGTGGTGTTATTAACTTTATCAAAGAATTACCTGCTCCTACTGATGAGATGGAAGCAGACTTCAGAACCCGATATTTTAGTAATACCAGTGGCTTTAATACTACATTAGGAGTTAAACAAAGTTCTGATCATTTTCAGTGGGGAGTAAGAGGCGTTTCTAAATCGCATGGCGATTATCACGACGGTAATAATAATACAATTCCCAACTCAAGGTATACTAGTAATGCACTAAAAACCTTTGTTGGATATAACTTTAAAAACGGATCAACAAAATTTTATTACGATTATACCAAGGATAATATTGGATTAACAATTGCTGGTGTTGATACATTAAAACTAGGTGATACAAATACTCCTGATGTATTTTATCAAGATTTGGCGAACCACTTTTTAAGCTCAAAAACGACTTTATTCATTGGTAATTTAAAACTAAATGCCAATTTAGGTTATCAAATAAATAAGCGCAAAGAAATTGAAATGGTTACGCGCGACGATAATGGCATTGCAATCAATAGCGAGTTGAATACCTTTAATTATGAGTTAAAGGCACAATCTGATTTATCAGAAAAATTAAAATCTATTTTTGGGCTTCAAGGAATGTATCGAAAGAATACCAACCACGAAGCGGAAGGCAAAATTATACCTGACGCTAATTTGTTTGACCTATCTGGCTTTGGATTTTTTCAATACACAGCCAACCATAACTTTGTGATGCAAGCAGGTTTAAGATACGATTATAGGAGTTTGGATGTTCCCCTTCAGGAACGTGGTTCACACGATCACGATCATGGATCAGCAGAGTCTGTTCATGAAGATGAAGAACATGAACTTATTGAATTAAATCGCAACTTTAGCAACATTAGTGGTTCATTGGGTGCAACATACCATCTTTCGGAAAGCACCTTATTAAGAGCTAACTTTGCCAGTGCTTTCAGAGCACCAAATCTTGCTGAATTAACTCAAGCAGGAATGCATGCAGGAAGACACGAAGAGGGAAATCCTGATTTGAAAGCCCAACGAAGCTACGAAGCTGACTTAGGGATACACAGCCACTACGAGCTAATTAGCATAGACGTTTCTACATATCATAACTACATAGATAATTACATTTACCTGGCTCCAACCGAGGAAGTTGAACATGGTAATCCAGTCTATCTCTACGGGCAAACCAAAGCAAGCTTAAGCGGAGCTGAAGCAGGGATCCATTATCATCCAAATACAGCAAAATGGCTACATATTAAAGGTACAGGATCATACATCTATGCACGTCGAAACGATAATACACCACTGCCTTTTATACCACCATTTAAAGGTAATATCGAATTTAAGTTTGAAAAAGATGACTGGGGTATCCTTCATCGCAGTTTCTTCCAGTTTGACATAGATTTAGTAGCAGATCAGAACAATCCATCTGAATTTGAATCATCAACACCTGGATATTATTTATTAAATGCCATGGTTGGCACCGCTTTAAAAGCTGGAAACATAAAATTAGATCTTTCGATATCAGCCAACAACATATTAAACAGGCAATATGTAGATCATTTGAATCTTCTAAAGGACTTAGGTTATTATAATATGGGACGCAATTTATCGATAGGTGTATCGGCACGATTTTAA
- a CDS encoding cation transporter, with translation MKVIGVVVLVLALFSCNSGNQRSSVKEIDSLNIDEIVMNIEGMTCEGCEVTIERGLLKLDGVIEVKADHNTGIAKVKVDTVNLNRDDITRIINKVGYRVKE, from the coding sequence ATGAAAGTCATTGGTGTAGTTGTATTGGTTTTAGCACTTTTTAGTTGTAATAGTGGAAACCAAAGAAGTTCTGTAAAAGAAATTGATTCTTTAAATATTGATGAGATAGTGATGAATATTGAAGGAATGACATGCGAAGGTTGTGAAGTAACAATTGAGAGAGGATTGTTAAAGCTTGATGGAGTTATTGAAGTAAAAGCCGATCATAATACCGGAATTGCAAAAGTGAAGGTAGATACTGTTAATTTAAATAGAGATGATATAACCCGCATAATTAATAAGGTTGGATATAGGGTAAAAGAATAA
- a CDS encoding cytochrome C oxidase subunit IV family protein, producing MENVSQSNEISYKLYGGIFALLVIITLSAVGITRYELDGLPVITAIGLAVVSAGIIMVLFMRIKLNTAILKTLLAVSLLFLLAIIAVSFLNYQYY from the coding sequence ATGGAAAATGTTAGTCAATCAAACGAAATTTCTTACAAGTTATATGGAGGTATATTTGCTTTACTAGTTATTATTACTCTAAGTGCTGTAGGTATAACCCGTTACGAATTGGATGGATTGCCAGTAATAACAGCAATTGGTTTAGCGGTTGTAAGTGCTGGAATAATAATGGTATTATTTATGAGAATTAAACTTAATACAGCAATTTTAAAAACTCTCTTAGCTGTATCGCTATTGTTTTTGTTGGCTATTATAGCTGTATCTTTCCTTAATTATCAATATTATTAA
- a CDS encoding cytochrome c oxidase subunit 3 → MNKTIELSQKFSRTIHDDKTGLWVMLLTDLLLFAGLLTVYGIYRYFHPVAFHLAAEQLSVTLGTVNTIMLIGSVTTLGMATTAIRRRDKASAMFLLTTSLFLAFMFLANKYFEWEGNIILGLFPGNENLIKLGEGDGIFYGLYYLITGLHAFHILVGFIFITVVTVKVNNNTLSAENTALLDNVSLFWNLQTIIWFFVFTMFYLIS, encoded by the coding sequence ATGAATAAGACTATTGAATTATCCCAAAAGTTTAGCCGGACAATACATGATGATAAAACAGGTTTGTGGGTTATGCTTCTTACCGATTTACTTCTTTTTGCGGGGTTATTAACAGTTTATGGTATTTACCGATATTTTCATCCAGTTGCATTTCATTTGGCAGCAGAACAACTAAGTGTAACTCTGGGCACTGTTAATACAATTATGCTAATTGGGAGTGTTACAACATTAGGAATGGCCACTACAGCTATTCGAAGGCGCGATAAAGCATCTGCAATGTTTCTACTGACAACAAGCTTGTTTCTTGCATTTATGTTTCTTGCAAATAAATATTTCGAATGGGAGGGAAATATTATCTTAGGTTTATTCCCTGGTAACGAAAATCTTATTAAGCTGGGCGAGGGTGACGGTATTTTTTATGGTTTGTATTACTTAATTACGGGTTTGCATGCTTTTCATATTCTTGTGGGTTTTATATTTATTACAGTAGTTACTGTTAAAGTAAATAATAATACACTTTCTGCTGAGAATACAGCTTTACTCGATAATGTTAGTTTATTCTGGAATTTACAAACCATCATCTGGTTTTTTGTATTTACAATGTTTTACTTAATCTCCTAA
- a CDS encoding phosphatidylserine decarboxylase family protein, with protein MTIHKEGYSTLFVVLVILLGLNAGIYFLGGIEVTKYTTLASVLFYFLIINFFRNPKRDAIIQDGAIIAPADGKVVTIEEVFEDEYLKTKCLQVSIFMSVFNVHINWFPIKGIVKYFRHHNGRFMAAYLPKSSTENERTTVVLENRNGTQILVRQVAGAMARRIVCYAEEEKKVAQAEQMGFIKFGSRVDLYLPLDSRIDVELEQKVTGRQTIVGWLK; from the coding sequence ATGACTATACACAAAGAAGGCTACTCAACATTGTTTGTAGTGCTTGTAATACTGCTGGGATTAAATGCAGGTATTTATTTTTTAGGAGGAATTGAGGTTACAAAATATACCACATTAGCATCGGTACTATTTTACTTTTTAATTATCAATTTTTTTAGAAATCCTAAAAGAGATGCTATTATTCAGGATGGAGCAATAATTGCACCTGCCGATGGAAAAGTGGTAACAATTGAGGAAGTTTTTGAAGACGAATATTTAAAGACAAAATGTCTTCAGGTTTCAATCTTTATGTCGGTTTTTAATGTGCATATCAATTGGTTTCCGATTAAAGGTATTGTAAAGTATTTCAGACATCATAACGGTAGATTTATGGCAGCATACCTTCCTAAATCATCAACTGAAAATGAACGTACAACTGTTGTTTTGGAAAACAGGAATGGGACACAAATATTAGTTCGTCAGGTTGCAGGTGCTATGGCACGCCGTATTGTTTGTTATGCCGAAGAAGAAAAGAAAGTAGCACAGGCTGAACAAATGGGATTCATTAAATTTGGTTCACGTGTGGATCTTTATTTACCACTAGATTCTAGAATTGATGTGGAATTGGAACAAAAGGTAACTGGTAGACAAACCATTGTTGGTTGGTTGAAATAA
- a CDS encoding phosphatidate cytidylyltransferase, with the protein MNNFIKRTLTGILFVVMVVGSILYHPILFFLVCVAVAVVGMLELKRLLERKYDKINLLVSLLLGLTFQLLVFLDTMDLLKQSWYVVLMPIIWIPFVRELFKSGENPFQRIALTLLVPIYVSLPLSFLYLTGWVDGEFNGYYLLGFFAMVWCNDTGAYLVGVSIGKHKLFERISPKKTWEGFIGGVFFTFVAAYVIYRLTGLASLPVWLGAGVIISFFGTMGDLIESMLKRNVDIKDSGNILPGHGGILDRFDAVLFAAPMVFALFVLFG; encoded by the coding sequence ATGAATAATTTTATAAAGCGAACCTTAACAGGGATTCTTTTTGTGGTAATGGTTGTAGGATCTATTCTATACCATCCAATTTTATTTTTTCTTGTTTGTGTAGCGGTCGCTGTGGTTGGCATGCTTGAACTCAAACGTCTTCTGGAACGCAAATACGATAAGATAAATTTGCTAGTCTCGTTGTTATTGGGTTTAACGTTCCAGTTACTGGTTTTTCTCGATACAATGGACCTTTTAAAGCAAAGTTGGTATGTGGTTCTCATGCCAATTATCTGGATACCTTTTGTGCGGGAATTATTTAAAAGTGGAGAAAATCCATTTCAACGCATTGCTTTAACCTTATTGGTTCCTATATATGTGTCTTTACCCTTGTCATTTCTATACCTTACTGGTTGGGTTGATGGTGAATTTAATGGCTATTACCTATTGGGTTTTTTTGCTATGGTTTGGTGTAACGATACGGGTGCATATCTAGTTGGAGTTAGTATTGGAAAGCATAAGTTATTTGAACGTATATCACCTAAAAAAACCTGGGAAGGATTTATCGGAGGTGTTTTCTTTACTTTTGTAGCAGCATACGTTATTTATAGATTAACAGGTTTGGCATCTTTACCCGTTTGGTTAGGTGCTGGAGTGATCATATCATTCTTTGGTACTATGGGCGATTTAATTGAATCGATGTTAAAGCGTAATGTCGATATCAAAGATTCTGGAAATATTTTGCCCGGCCATGGTGGAATTTTAGATAGATTTGATGCGGTACTTTTTGCTGCACCAATGGTTTTTGCACTTTTTGTTTTATTCGGATAA
- the ftsH gene encoding ATP-dependent zinc metalloprotease FtsH, translating into MANEKPKGQGSDKDNKSKLPKFNMYWAYGLIAVALLLVSRMDFGQSAHSISYSDFKKEILNSGDIDKIVVIRNEGVAEVTIVENKLDKYKNLFSENITNSGPPAAGPHFKFNIPSIDKFEEARMEAEDTLGTSIPVEYENRTDFFGEFFTFMWPLLLLIAVWVFIFRRMGSQGGAGGAGNIFNVGKSRAKMFDKESSINVTFKDVAGLVEAKTELEEIVEFLKRPEKYTELGGKIPKGALLVGPPGTGKTLLAKAVAGEANVPFFSMSGSDFVEMFVGVGASRVRDLFKKAKEKSPCIVFIDEIDAIGRARGKSPNMGANDERENTLNQLLTEMDGFGTNSGVIILAATNRADILDRALMRAGRFDRQIHVELPDLKERKAIFDVHLRPLRLSKDVESKFLAKQTPGFSGADIANVCNEAALIAARGNKKIVEKEDFLSAVDRIVGGLEKKNKIISKDERTAVAYHEAGHATISWLLEYAHPLVKVTIVPRGKALGAAWYLPEERQLTTTEQILDEMCSALGGRAAEEIMFGKISTGALNDLEKVTKQAYAMVTYFGMSEKVGNKSFFDSSGQSEYSFQKPYSEKTAELIDEEVSRIIDEQYARAKKILVDNHDKHVQLAEVLLDREVIFSEDLEKLFGKRKLSEHVIEEEEDLEGDQDAVASTTIESPKVDGEATTDSTDNSETKE; encoded by the coding sequence ATGGCAAACGAAAAACCAAAAGGTCAAGGTAGCGATAAAGATAATAAATCAAAGTTGCCCAAATTTAATATGTATTGGGCTTACGGATTGATTGCTGTAGCCTTGTTACTTGTGAGTCGAATGGATTTTGGCCAGAGCGCTCACAGTATTTCTTATAGCGATTTTAAGAAAGAAATTCTCAATAGTGGTGATATAGACAAAATTGTTGTTATACGTAACGAAGGTGTTGCTGAAGTTACCATTGTTGAAAATAAGTTAGATAAGTACAAAAACTTGTTTAGCGAAAACATAACAAACTCAGGACCTCCGGCTGCAGGTCCACATTTTAAATTCAATATTCCTTCGATCGATAAGTTTGAAGAGGCACGCATGGAAGCCGAAGATACTTTAGGAACTAGTATTCCTGTAGAATATGAAAATCGTACCGATTTCTTTGGTGAGTTCTTTACCTTTATGTGGCCGTTATTACTGTTAATAGCAGTATGGGTATTTATCTTCCGCCGTATGGGTTCTCAAGGCGGAGCTGGTGGCGCTGGCAATATTTTTAACGTGGGTAAATCACGTGCTAAAATGTTTGATAAAGAGTCTTCTATTAATGTTACTTTCAAGGATGTAGCAGGATTGGTAGAAGCTAAAACTGAGCTAGAAGAGATTGTTGAGTTTTTAAAACGTCCTGAAAAATATACCGAACTGGGAGGTAAAATCCCTAAAGGAGCCCTTCTAGTAGGCCCTCCGGGAACAGGTAAAACGCTTTTAGCAAAAGCAGTGGCTGGTGAAGCAAATGTTCCTTTCTTTAGTATGTCAGGATCTGATTTTGTTGAAATGTTTGTGGGTGTTGGTGCCAGTCGTGTTCGCGACTTATTCAAAAAGGCCAAAGAAAAATCTCCATGTATTGTATTTATCGATGAGATCGACGCCATTGGACGTGCCAGAGGTAAAAGTCCTAATATGGGTGCTAACGATGAGCGCGAAAATACATTAAACCAGTTGTTAACCGAGATGGATGGTTTTGGTACTAACAGTGGTGTTATCATATTAGCTGCCACTAACCGTGCCGATATTCTTGATAGAGCGTTAATGCGTGCAGGACGTTTCGATCGTCAGATCCATGTTGAGTTACCTGACTTGAAGGAGCGTAAAGCAATTTTTGATGTTCATTTACGTCCATTACGTTTAAGTAAAGATGTTGAAAGCAAGTTCTTAGCTAAACAAACACCCGGTTTCTCTGGTGCCGATATTGCTAATGTTTGTAACGAAGCTGCTTTAATAGCTGCACGTGGTAATAAAAAAATCGTTGAAAAAGAAGATTTCCTAAGTGCAGTAGATCGTATTGTTGGTGGTTTAGAAAAGAAAAATAAAATCATATCAAAAGACGAACGCACTGCTGTTGCTTATCACGAGGCAGGTCACGCAACAATTAGTTGGTTGTTGGAGTATGCACATCCTTTGGTTAAAGTTACCATTGTACCTCGAGGTAAAGCATTGGGTGCTGCTTGGTATTTGCCTGAAGAACGTCAGTTAACTACAACAGAGCAAATTCTCGACGAAATGTGTTCAGCATTAGGTGGGCGTGCTGCCGAAGAAATCATGTTTGGTAAAATTAGTACCGGGGCTTTAAACGACCTTGAGAAAGTTACTAAACAGGCTTATGCTATGGTTACTTACTTTGGTATGAGCGAGAAGGTGGGTAATAAAAGTTTCTTCGATTCTTCGGGTCAGTCAGAGTATTCGTTTCAAAAACCATATAGCGAAAAAACAGCAGAGTTAATTGATGAAGAGGTTTCTCGTATTATCGATGAGCAATATGCTCGTGCTAAAAAGATTTTGGTTGATAATCATGATAAACATGTTCAGTTAGCCGAAGTATTGTTGGATCGCGAAGTTATCTTTAGTGAAGATTTAGAAAAACTGTTTGGTAAACGTAAACTTTCAGAGCACGTTATCGAAGAAGAAGAAGATTTAGAAGGTGATCAGGATGCAGTTGCATCAACTACTATCGAAAGTCCGAAAGTGGATGGTGAAGCAACAACTGATAGCACAGATAATTCTGAAACAAAAGAATAA
- the rsfS gene encoding ribosome silencing factor, with protein MKEENMTAKQLVDTIVEGIQEKKGTNIAILDLTELDNTICQYFVICDGDSNTHVDAVANSVEDYVRKHANEKPNHTEGFANAEWILLDYFDVVVHVFQRSHRQFYNLEGLWADAPLTNIENLF; from the coding sequence ATGAAGGAAGAAAATATGACTGCCAAACAATTAGTTGACACCATTGTTGAAGGAATACAAGAAAAGAAAGGCACAAATATTGCGATACTCGACCTTACTGAATTGGATAACACCATTTGTCAGTATTTTGTAATTTGCGACGGCGATAGTAATACACATGTTGATGCAGTAGCCAATTCGGTTGAAGATTATGTACGAAAGCACGCTAATGAAAAGCCGAATCATACCGAGGGATTTGCAAATGCAGAATGGATATTACTCGATTATTTTGATGTTGTAGTTCACGTTTTTCAACGTTCGCATAGGCAGTTCTACAATTTAGAAGGTTTGTGGGCAGATGCGCCTCTAACAAACATTGAAAACTTATTTTAA
- a CDS encoding biotin--[acetyl-CoA-carboxylase] ligase: protein MTHIFTPHYIQHAELKSTNEEMKQQLTHESLEEGTVIITNHQYAGRGQVGNSWESEIGKNLTFSLLLRPHFIEPHKQFYISKIVSLGLIDTLREFICGVTIKWPNDIYIGDKKLAGILIENSIMGPRLDYCIIGIGLNVNQTEFTSNAPNPVSLKNISMTDFNLVEVLDKLINHIEQRYIQLYEGLEAEIDREYFSLLYRNIGKHLFKDENGTFKASIKSVNEMGLLTLLDEEGLHREYAFKEVSFIMQ, encoded by the coding sequence ATGACACATATTTTTACTCCCCACTATATTCAACACGCCGAACTAAAGTCGACCAATGAGGAAATGAAACAGCAACTCACCCACGAAAGTTTAGAAGAAGGCACTGTTATTATTACAAATCATCAGTATGCAGGTCGCGGACAGGTTGGTAATTCGTGGGAAAGCGAGATTGGTAAAAATCTTACTTTTAGTCTACTCCTTCGTCCTCATTTTATTGAGCCACACAAACAATTCTATATTTCAAAAATTGTGTCGCTTGGTTTGATCGATACACTACGCGAATTTATTTGCGGTGTAACCATCAAATGGCCCAACGACATTTATATTGGTGATAAAAAACTAGCAGGCATCTTAATTGAAAACTCGATAATGGGTCCACGCCTCGATTATTGCATTATTGGTATTGGGCTCAATGTAAACCAAACCGAATTTACATCGAATGCTCCTAACCCTGTATCGTTAAAAAATATCAGCATGACGGATTTTAATCTGGTTGAAGTACTTGATAAGTTAATTAACCATATTGAGCAGCGATACATTCAACTGTATGAGGGGCTAGAAGCTGAAATTGATCGCGAGTATTTTAGTTTGTTATATCGTAACATTGGCAAACATCTGTTTAAAGATGAAAACGGAACCTTCAAAGCTTCTATTAAGAGCGTGAATGAAATGGGATTACTAACGCTGCTAGATGAGGAAGGCTTACATCGCGAATATGCTTTTAAAGAAGTTAGCTTTATTATGCAATAG
- a CDS encoding helix-turn-helix transcriptional regulator, with translation MLIYRFDRIFKARGIANPFSYLRNAGFSDTLASRIKNNKVLRLNMNHLEKLCILLKCTPNDLMAWVPDSNTTTDDNHPLNDLRQNDHEVDMVKTINSIPIGKLEKIEQLIKEELKKKE, from the coding sequence ATGCTTATTTACCGTTTCGATCGCATTTTTAAAGCTCGAGGCATAGCGAATCCATTCAGCTACCTACGTAATGCCGGATTTTCTGACACCTTAGCATCTCGGATCAAAAACAATAAGGTGCTACGATTAAATATGAATCATCTAGAAAAATTATGCATCCTATTAAAATGCACCCCCAACGATTTAATGGCATGGGTGCCTGATTCCAACACTACTACAGATGATAATCATCCCTTAAACGACCTAAGGCAAAACGACCATGAAGTAGACATGGTAAAAACCATCAACTCCATACCCATTGGTAAACTCGAAAAGATTGAACAATTAATTAAGGAGGAGTTGAAGAAAAAGGAATAG
- a CDS encoding SRPBCC family protein: MTTFESKIKKSAYPAATIYHFLGDFDHFGHLIPKDKISNWQSNGDSCRFTIDPVGEVGLRIVEKEENKTVKFTAEGKTPFNFFLWIQLKEVAEDDTRIKLTIKADMNPMIKMVASKPIKQFLEVLSDAIANHQYQ, translated from the coding sequence ATGACAACGTTTGAGAGCAAAATAAAAAAGTCAGCTTATCCTGCTGCAACTATTTATCATTTTTTGGGTGATTTCGATCATTTTGGACATCTGATTCCAAAAGATAAGATTAGTAATTGGCAATCCAATGGCGATAGCTGTCGTTTTACCATCGATCCGGTTGGTGAAGTGGGCTTGCGAATTGTTGAAAAAGAAGAAAACAAAACAGTTAAGTTTACTGCCGAAGGAAAAACTCCTTTCAATTTCTTTTTGTGGATTCAGCTAAAAGAAGTGGCCGAAGACGATACCCGCATTAAGCTTACCATAAAAGCTGATATGAATCCGATGATTAAAATGGTGGCAAGTAAACCTATCAAACAGTTTTTGGAAGTTCTTTCCGATGCAATTGCCAATCATCAATATCAATAA